The DNA region AGGACATGTCCGAGAACGGCTACTTCGACCACACCGGCCAGGACGGCCGCTCGTTCGCCGACCGGGCCACGGCCCAGGGCTATCCGTCGCCCGGCGCCGAGAACATCGCCCGCGGCCAGAACTCCCCCGACTCCGTGATGCAGTCGTGGATGAACTCGCAGGGACACCGCGAGAACATCCTCAACTGCGACCTCACCACGATGGGCGTCGGCGTGGTCGAGAAGGACTGGACGTGGACCCAGGTGTTCGGGCGGTAGCGGGCCAGAGTGCTGAGGGTCCGGCCGTGGGTGGGGAGAGCTGAACGCGCAGAGAGGCGGATCAGAGCACTGAGGTGGATCAGCGCACTGAGGTGGATCAGAGCACTCTGAGATATTCCTTGCCGAGAATATGCGTCAAGGTAAGTACCGCCTCTCATGGACGCAGCCGCACTCCTCACCGCTCTTGCCGCCCCGGCCCGCTGGCGGCTCGTGACCCCCTGGCCGAGCGGCCCCGCCCGGTCGGCGTGCTCGCGCAGCCCGCCGAGGCGTGCCAGCCGCAGGCGACCAAGCATCCGCAGCACCTCGAGCGCGCCGGTGTCGTCACGTCGCAGCGCACCGGCCAGCGCCGCGTCTACGCCCTCCGGTCCGCCCCCCTGCGGGATCTGGCGGCCGTGCTCGACGGGCTCGCCGAGACCGCGGACCGGGCCGGGGGGGCGGACACGGCGAGGGCGTCGTGGAGGACGCACGCCCCGGTGAACGCCTCGCGTACCGGCTCTCTCCGCAACCGCCCGACGGCAGACCCGCCTTCACCGCCCCCGCCGACCTCGGCGCGATCGTCCGCTACGTGACCACCGACGCCGCCCGCGACCACCTCACCCGCATCCGGGACGGCGCGACGACGGCCCTCCTTGGGTGACGCGACGCCGAGGGTTCCTGGGCTACTGACCGACCGTCGCCGAGGACGGGAGCGCCGACCCGCGCGACCGGGGCTGTGCCAAGTGGCTGCTCGACACGGAGAAGGTGGTCCTGTCGACCACCTTGACCGAAGCCCCGCGGGAACGCGCCCGCGTCGTGAACGCCCCGGCCGCCGACGTCGTCGCCGATCTCAAGGCCGACGGCGAGGGCGACATCCTCGTCACAGCAGCGCGAGCGTCATCAAGGCCCTGCTCGCCGCCGCTCCGCTGAGGCGTCGGGCACCCGACACGGTGCACGGGGCACTCGCCCCTCGAAGCCGAAGCCGAAGCCGAAGCCGAAGCCGTTGGCGTTGGCCTTGGCCTTGGCGTCAGCGGCGCAGCCCCAGGGCCTCCCGCCCCGCGTACCGCGCCTGCGTGCCCAACTCCTCCTCGATCCGGAACAGTTGGTTGTACTTGGCGGTGCGGTCCGAGCGCGACAGGGAACCGGTCTTGATCTGGCCGCAGCCCGTGGCGACGGCGAGGTCGGCGATCGTGGTGTCCTCGGACTCGCCGGAGCGGTGGGACATCACGACGGTGTAGCCGGCGCGGTGGGCGGTTGAGACGGTGGCCAGGGTCTCGGTGAGGGTGCCGATCTGGTTGACCTTCACCAGGACCGAGTTGGCGACGCCGTCGCGGATCCCGGCGCGCAGCAGCGTCTCGTTGGTGCAGAAGACGTCGTCTCCGGTGAGCTGGCAGCGGTCGCCGAGGCGGGCGGTGAGGTCGCGCCAGCCGTCGTGGTCGTCCTCGGCCATCGGGTCCTCGATGGCGGCGACGGGGTAGCGGTCGACGAGGGCGGCGAGGTAGTCGGCGTGCTCGGCGGGGGTGCGGCGGACGCCTTCGCCCGCGTAGTCGTAGCTCCCGTCGTGGAAGAACTCCGAGGTGGCCGGGTCCATGACGAGGGTGATGTCGGTGCCGGGCTTGTAGCCGGTCTGCTCGATGGCCCGTACGACGAAGTCCAAGGCTTCGTCGGCGGTGCGCAGGTCGGGGGCGAAGCCGCCCTCGTCGCCGACGTTGACGCTGTGACCGGCGGCGATCAGGCTGCCGCGCAGGGTGTGAAAGACCTCCGAACCCATCCGGACGGCCTCGGCGAAGGTGGCCGCGCCGATCGGGGCGATCATGAACTCCTGGAAGTCGAGCGGATTGTCCGCGTGCGCGCCGCCGTTGACGATGTTCATCATCGGCACCGGCAGGACCCGGGCGTCGACCCCGCCGACGTAGCGATACAGCGGTATCCGGTGGGCGGCCGCCGCGGCCTTCGCGGTGGCCAGGGAGACCCCGAGCAGGGCGTTGGCGCCGAGGCGCGACTTGTTCTCGGTGCCGTCCAGGTCGATCATGG from Streptomyces flavofungini includes:
- the eno gene encoding phosphopyruvate hydratase, with the protein product MTAISRVVAREIIDSRGNPTVEVDVELEDGSLGRAAVPSGASTGAREAVELRDGDPGRYHGKGVRGAVDAVNESIADAVTGLDAEDQATVDRTMIDLDGTENKSRLGANALLGVSLATAKAAAAAHRIPLYRYVGGVDARVLPVPMMNIVNGGAHADNPLDFQEFMIAPIGAATFAEAVRMGSEVFHTLRGSLIAAGHSVNVGDEGGFAPDLRTADEALDFVVRAIEQTGYKPGTDITLVMDPATSEFFHDGSYDYAGEGVRRTPAEHADYLAALVDRYPVAAIEDPMAEDDHDGWRDLTARLGDRCQLTGDDVFCTNETLLRAGIRDGVANSVLVKVNQIGTLTETLATVSTAHRAGYTVVMSHRSGESEDTTIADLAVATGCGQIKTGSLSRSDRTAKYNQLFRIEEELGTQARYAGREALGLRR